ggggcagaggaggcccAGCGCGACAGGTGGAaaaggaggagggatggggggcTTCCTTACTCCCGGATCTTCAATTCCCGCGCCATCTGACAGAGGGCGCAGGGCAAACAAAAGGTGAGGGCCGCCCAGTCGTGCCCGACAGAGCCctagagggtgggagagagaggttaGGGGCCCCGCCAGGGTCCCAGGAGGCCcgtcccccagccccctgctccgcgccccccccccccctccgcgcGCGCGCACCTGGATGTGGTAGCGCTCCCGCATGCCGGTGCGCAGGGAGTGCAGGCCTCCGGGCAGGTAGGGCGCGCAGCAGCACTCCCCGAAGTCGTCCGAGATGCGGCAGGCGAGGCACAGAGGGGCGAAAGTGCCGCACAGACCTGGGGCGGGCGCGGGGCAGTCAGAGCGGGACCCACCGGGCGCCCCGGCCCCCTCCGCCTCGGGGAGAGGCGAGGCTGATGGTCCGCGGCGCCAAATCCGCCAAATCGAGGGTCCCAGAGGGGATCCGGGGACCCAGCGGGAGTGGTTTAGAGGTTGGGAGATAGGGTTtggagagggagctggggccGCAACAAGGAAAGTTGAGGGTGCAAGGGGTTGAGGGTCCGAGGGGAAGCTGGAAGGTGTGAGGTTAGGATCCTAGGGAGTGACGGAGGTGGGAGTTAGGGGTGAGGTTTAGAGTGTGGGAATTCGGGGTCCAAGGAAGGGAGCCGGAGTGGGGTTAGTAGGGCCTGGGAAGGGGTTGGAGGTGACCTTCCCCCTCTCCTGGAGGGAGCTGCAGGCACTCACAGACAGGCATGTCGTTGCAGCAGTCTGTGAGTCCGGTGTGCCAGTCACTGAGCTGGGTCTGGTAGCAGCTGCTGGCACACTGGGGCTGGCTGGTCACTGGGTAGGACATGGCTGCGAAGGAAGGTAGTGGGCCGGAGTGAGCGGGAGGCTGCCAGCCTCTCCCCACATTCCTGCCCCCGGAGCCCCTTCCTCTGCCGGGCAGTGTGGGCGGGGCCACCAGGCCGCCCGCGGAGGGGACACCACTGCACCTCCCCCGTCCTCTCTGCTACATTTGGGCACTGACACCCCAGTTTGTCCCCGTTGCCACTGCCTCCTGCACATCTGGTTGAGCTGTGGGTGGGGAACTCATGCACGTCTGGGGAAGGGTGGGTGCCACATCTGGGTGGGGCTGAGACGTGGTGTTGCCTCCTCCACGTCTGGGCCTGGGGTGCTGGGTTCCTGCATTTCCAGGGGCCTCTGGGGTGCGATCAGGCGCCGTCTGTCTTCGAAGCCAGGGTGCCCAGGGGAGGGAAGCTGCCGGGTTCCGGGACTGGAAGGGTTGCTGGTTCATCCAGTGATCCCACCTTTGCCTTTCACGTTGTCGTGCATCTCAAACTGCATCTTGCTGGCCCTAGGAAGGTGGCGCTGGGGGCGGCAGAGGTAGCGGCGGTGACAGTGGCCGAATCTGTCCAAGGGAGGCTGGatactggggaaggggcaggcacGGAGTAGGGGCACTGGGGGCTGGGTTGTCAGGGGGAAGGGAGCTGGGGAGAAAGAGGCCAAGTCAGCCTGCCAGCTAGGAGAAACATGGAGTAGGGATGTATGGGGAGGGGCGAGAAACTCGCCCGTCTCTGTACAGCTGCCCGACAGACCCCAGAGGACCTTCCTCATAccagaggcagagctggagagagaggccAAGAAACAGACAGGCAGAGTCAGAGACGAGGGGGGAAAGAGATCAGAGCCAGGTGCCCATCGAGATGCCGCCAATAACACTCACACCTGCTTAGCGCTTTGACTTCTCTGcaagcccatttcacagatggaacactgaggctcacagaggtgaaGAGAAAAACCCCACATCTGATGGCCCAGGCCAAAGGGGTGAGTAGAAAGGGTGCTGGGCCCCAGGGCTTCCAAATTCAACCCGGCACCACTCACACTGAGGAGGTGGACACCGAGGGCATGGAGAAAGACAGCAATGTCCACAGAGACGGTCAGAGATATGCAAAGAGAGATGTCagtggagtggagagagagaacagagcagaggGCTGTGGGCAGATGCTCATACCTGCAGGACAGCGATGGCGATGAGGCAGACAGGTGTGGGTGACCTGGACACTGAGTTCTCAGTCTCAGGTTGGTAGCTGCTTATATTGGGGCGGGCCACGTGGCCCTGGGCGGGGCTCTGACAGAGGTGCCCAGGGAGCCAAGCCGGTCTGGCTgaccctcttcccccccccccccccccaggaacttcccctccctccctctccatccccaaTCCCCCCACTTCCACCTCAAGCTCTTATGGGACCTAGAAAATCAGGAAGGGGGCCAGGGGTGctggaaggggagagggcagagagggagagacagatgggggggggtagggagaaaaggcagagggGAGGTGCAAGGGGCCACAGTACAGAGACCCACAGGCAGGGAGGAccgagagacagggagggaatgggggacacagagacagaaggggaggcctagatgggagagagaaggagactcagagagatgatgagagataaagacagagcgATGGAGAGAGAGATGcggagacaaagaaggacatagATCTGTGGAGAAACAGGCAAAGGGGAGTCAGAttcagagggaggcacagaggtgGAGGGGtggaagggcagggaggtggaggaggggatggggatgCGGGAGAGTGCAGTGGGGGCTTCTCCTGTCATCCTCAGTGAGGTTCCCACTTTCCTGGAAGAGGGGGCATTGTCCCCCATTCGAGGCCACCATGCACATGGGGGGAGCAGTGTGTTTTGGGGGTGACTCATGCTGAaactaaagtaaataaacacaactCACCCCACCTTCAAATTGGGAAGGGAGGAGGTCGGGAACTGAGAAGATGTGGTTCCAGAAAGAGGTGGATGTGATCCAGGACACTGGGGTAACTAACAGAGCAGATGGGGGGGGGTCTTCATCCAGGCCCCTAACAGAGGACAGAGAGGGGCTCAGattctgggtctgagggaggagggctgggggtgcAGACTCTTGGGTTAGGCTAAACCGCAGGGGTGTGCAGGGGTCCTGGCATTTTTGGCTGCTGGGCTCCTGAGGGGTGAAAGAGCGAGGGACCTGGATGCCTGAGTCACCAAAGTCTGCCCCCAACAGGCCTGGTGTGGTTGGAAGTGACTCAGTGAGGGAAACAGCATTAGAGCCGGGTGGGGTTTCCAGCACGGGTGTCACCCAAAAAATGTAGGAGGCACTGGAAAATTGGGGTGTCACCTCCAGAGAAGGTGGTGTTGTCACCCCACTGGGAATGGGTATGGAGTGATGGCAAGTGGATCACCCTGTCCGCCTGGGATCCCAGCTTTTCCCTCACCTCCTGATTCAACATGCCAGGACCCAAGCCTTGGTCTCCCAGCACCACCCAGGTGGCTTGCTGTCCTTGTCCCCAGACTTATGGGCGGCACTCAGCATTTTGCTGGTATGTGTCCATCACTTGGTCCAGGAGGCTGACTGTCTGGGGAACATCTCTCCACCTCTGGTCTATTGTCCTTGTGCCTCCATCTCTGCATCTTTGTTTCGCCAGCTCTGAATCTCCCTTTCCTCATCTCTGCAAATCTGTTTCCAAGTTTCCCTGgttctgtctccccacctctgaGTCTCTGCTTCCCCAAGCTCTGTGTCTCTTGCCCTCATCCCAGGGTCTCTGCCtcccatctctgtgtctctctccatcttcagCCCCCTCCCTGCAAGGAGGCAGCCAGAGGGCCCCATCCCCCAACTGTCCAGACCATGGGCTGTAGGTGATTCAGGGTCAGTCATCTCTGAGGACCCCAGGCCTCCCAGGATGACAACCTGAGTTGTCCTCAAGTCTCCTCTTCCACTCTGACACAGCGTGGGGGCTGCAATTAGACAGCAGCTCActaagatgaggaaattgggtGGGGAAGTTGTGAGGTGGCCTGTttaggggtgaggaggagggtgggagcagGAACAGAGGCCTGGGGGCTGACGAGAGACCATGGTGGTCTCCAGGGACCTGCCATGCATCCCCTCAATGGAGTCACCAGAAAAATataggacacccagttaaatttgaatttcaggcaaacaacaacaacaacaagaattttttttagcataagtatGTTCCATacaatatttgggatatacttatactagAAAAGGTATTtgttgttcatctgaaattcacattcaactgggtgtcctgtatttttatctgCTAAATCTGGAACCCTGCCTTCAAAGACAGAGGAGAGGAATCCAAGTCCCTGGCCCTTCTTTTTCCAGAACCCAGGATCCCAGGcacccagccctccctcctcAGGACCTGAGAGTCCAGGTTCCGGTTCCCCTCTTGTTCTCCCCTAAAATCCATATTGGGGGCACCAAGCCCCTATTCCCTCAGAGCCCAGGagtccaggctcccagcccctttctctccagcATCCAAGCAACCAGGTCAGGTCTGGGTCCAGTTGCCCAATGTGGGTTTCATAAGGTAGGTGATGCCATCCATGGCCCTGGAGGAACCAGTCAGGCAGAGCGGACAAGTGAGGTTGCCCCCTCTTCCCATCCTATTCCTGCTGCTTCCTCGAGGGCCAGCCCAGGGGGCTGGGAGCAGAACGGGAGGGACTCAGTGGAGTTCAGGGTGGGACACGGTGTCTGGGTTTGGGTGTGGCGTGTGCCTCTCTTTCTGGGTGTTGTGTGTCCTTGGGGGTTGTGACGATGTCTCAGTGTGCTCTGGGGCGTGACACGTGAGGGGGTCTTTTCTATTTGTGTGTCTATATTGTCCTTCTACGATTCTACCCACTGTCCATCTTGTTCAGGTGTGGTCAGTTGTCATGGTTCTCCAATCCTGACTGGATGAAGGCAGGAGTTCTTTATTGAATGGGTTGTGTGATGGATTCTAGAGCCAGAAAACCCGAGTTCAAATCCTGACAGCCTCTTCCTGCCTTTAGCAAATCACTAAGCTTCCCGGGACCTCCATTtgtccatctgcaaaatgagctGTTGCAAATAAAGTGGTTGAGAGGACTGGACGAGTTAATCCGTGCAAAGTGCTTAGAATTGTGCCTCGCACACAGGAAGCATTTTGTGTTTATGCTGGTGATGATGGTGAGGTGCTGTTCTAGTCTCTGGAGATACTGGAGTCACGGAGTAGGAAATGAAACCACGTCTGCATCTGCTCGTGGGCCTGGTAGGGACTGAGTGAGTGGCCTCTCGGTGGCTGGATGGGCGTGTAACTGCACACCTGGGGTGTCTGTTTTGCATGTGAAATAGACTATTTCTGTGTTGTCAGTAAGGGTGATTGATTGTGTGCTTATGTTTATGTTTGTGTTTGTAGGTGACTGTGCGTGGTGCCTGTGATTCTCTGTGTGGGTGCAAATGAAGGTCACACTAAGCAGGTATTGAGGGCACATGTTTGGTGTGATCTTGCATTTCTGACTCTGAGGTGCCAGgatgtgtctgtgtctgtattTGGGGTGTTGAGAACCCCTCTCCCAGCTATTCCTTTCCATGTCCCACAGGTGACCCTGGGAGGGTGACTCCTCCCAaaatgagcctcagtttcttcttatTAGGGATGGGCGGGAGGGCTCAGTGGCCTCTGAAGAAATGCCTGTGTgaaagggaaggtgggaggagatGGGTGAGGCCAGGGAGAGGCTGAGAAACATGATGGGGATAGAGATGGCCAGGGTGGGCACAGCGGAAGACCTGCACAGAGAGATGTTTGCCCATCCCTTCGAGGGGCATTCGCTGGGCTCCTGCAATGTGCCAAGACCTCTGGTGGGCATTGGTTCAAGGTCtgagggaaagcagagagagccagagagatgaAGACCTACCAAGAAAGCTGTTGGCCCCAGGGTGGCCCACCTGTGTCCACGGTGGGCTTAGTGACAGTTCCGAGTGATGGAGACACAGTGATGGAGAGGGACCGAGaggaccctgcccctcccctgtccttcctGAGGCCTCATCTGTCCAGATGAAAGAACAGAGGCCATGGGGGGAAAGTCCCCTCCCAGACTGGGGGCACCCCCATGAATCATTTTCTTATCCTCTCCTAATAGGATAATGACACACCTGCCCCTTCCTAATCACTATTTTTGACCCCAACTGGGCCCAACGCCCACAGTGAGAAGGGTTAGACAAGTCTGGTATTTTGGAATCAGGAGAGGAAATGCCTGAAAGTCCTAGTCCTTGGTCCTTCCAATCCCAGAACCTAGGAGTCCTaggccccagccccctccccctccccccaggaatCCTTGCTCTTAGCCCCTCTCCTTTGTTTGCTGTCTACCTTTTCTAATCTCTGTGGGCctgtcttttatctctttgtctATTAATCTCCATGTGTGTTTTGTGTCTCTCCTGTTTCTTTACATCTGCATCTTGATTCCTCCTCACTGGGCAAcaattttctcacttgtaaaatggggattatagtaataataatctGATCTCTTAGAACTGTAACGAGAAAGACAGgagataattatataaaatgctttgCATAGAACCGGAGTCACAGTGAACCCCATACAAGAGAGCtctattataattattgttttcaatattttaatctCTCTTGGTATCTATGTTTTTCTCCTCGTCTCCATGTGTCTCCTCCCACTCTGGATTCCCTTTTAGGGGATGTGGAAAAGGCCTATTGAGGCCAGAGCTTCCCCTAAGCCTCCTCCTCTTCGTCTCTCTTCTAAGCCCTACCTTAAGACCCACAACTCTTGCCTGGGGACAAGGCCTGGCTCCGATCCCATAGATAGCCACGTAAGATCCTGAACCCCAAATCTGTCATCCCTGGGCAGGCCCGTGACTCTTTGGGAGTACCCGTCCCTACACCCGACCGTTCAGgttcccagctccctcctccctcaagaTTCAACCATTCAGAAGTCTAGGTTCTTCAGACCTTCCTCCCTCAGACGCCGGTGCACGTGGCCAGAAACCACATTCTGGGCCCTTTTGCAATCCACCACGCCCTCAGCTACCACCCCTCTGCGTTTTTTCCCCCCGAGGCGGGCCTGACTTGAAGGACGCTAGCTGTGATAAGCCCTCCTTGACGTCAATCACCATCTTCCAGCCAGTAGACGCTCCGCCTTCCACCTCCCTGGGCCACTCAAGGCACGTTCCGCGGCAGGCGGGGCCCACAGCCTAAATCGGACAGCGATAGGCTCTGGGAGACGCCAGTCTCCGCGAGTCTCTGCCAGTCTGCCAATAGGACGGGCAGCTGCGGGGTGGGATTCCCACGGCGCACCGCAGAGGCTGGAACTGCTCGCGAGGGAAACAGGTTCGGCGTGTCCAGTTGGTAAGCCCTTTCCAGCAAGCCCAGTATTGGGGTTCTGGACATAGTTCGGAAGGGAAACGGGGAGGCTTTGTGGGGTTCGAAGCGGAAGGGGCAGCTTAGCTGGCATTTTGCCTCACCGTGCATTTTGCCttgttggggaaactgagtccgGGATGCACAGCCCCATTCATCCCTCCGTTCCGTTCCTCACACCCTAAACCTGATTCTCGTCTGCTCCTACCCGGCCTGCACACGCATCCGTGTGTCTTTCCTGCCGTCATTCTCCCACTGATATCCAGTTTCCTCCTATTGCCACTCACTCACTCGCTCATCACACACTCAGCCACCTATTACTTAAACACTTCCTGAGGTTTCCAGGGTGCCGGGCCTTATGCTGGGCGATGGTGGTGACCAAGATGAGTcaggcccaggccctgccctcaaggaTCCCCTGTCAGATGGGAGGACAGACACGTTGATGGGCAGGGTGTGCCAGAGGTGGGAGAGTCCAGGCGTCTTTTTTGGCTTTGCTGGATCCGGAAGAGGTTTCCAGAGGAGGGGACATTGGCACTGGATCTTGGAGGAACAGGAAGTGTCAAGCAAAGGTGAAGGGCGTGTGGGAGGGTGTTTCAGCACAAGCATAAAAAGGGAGGCATGCAGGAGTATTACTATGTGTAGGTGCCCAAGAAGAAGGCCTGTCAGGTCCATGTTGTGGTGGGGTAACTGTAAGACTGGAAGCGGATGAAGAAGGCTAACCTCAGCAGCTTAGACTTTGTCCTGGGGTGGGGTGGTagtggggagccatggaaggatTTAGAGCAGGGGAAGACCAGGTCAGAGCTGGAGccagaaatggagaaaggagattGGAAGCCAGTAGCCCACAAGGTGGCTTGGGCAGGGACCTAGGCAGGAGAGGATGAGGCCAGAGGCTGAAGGCATAAGGCCAAGATTCAGGAGGCAGAAACTACAGAATATGGGGCTTGATGGGCTATGGGACAAGGGGGTGTCCAGGACAAGAACCAGAGTTCTGACCTGGGGTATACAGGGGGACGATGGAGCCATTCCTGACATGGGGACAGGAAACAGGAGCAGGTTGGTGGGTGGAAGGCTGTTTTGGGAGAGATGAACAAGGGGTCCTGTGAGCTCACCAGGGGGAACAGGACCTTCAGGGAGAACTCTGGGCtatggctcccccccccccatcatagAAGTCACTTACTGGGTGAATGAGGGCCTCCGAGGTTAGGGTCCCCCTGTGCCCATCCTcttaggaaattttttttgtgtgtgcttctgcattttcagtctctccctctcttccttccttccttccttccttccttccttccttccttccttccttccctggaagCATTAAAAACATGTTCTATCAtctctaaatacacacacacacacacacacacacacctatatcaAGCTCCCTTGAATTACTTTTCATCCCTTTTACAGCTGAAGACTTATGGTACCCACTGGCTAAATCTCTTACCTTCCACTCCCTCCTGAGCCCTCCATGTCTGGCTGCCTACATCCCATGGCCTTGCTTTGGACAAGGTCACCAAGGACCCTCCTCCCTGCTGAGGCATGATGATACTTCCATCCTCATCTGACTCAgaccactccctcccaccccaaattCCCTTCGCTATACATCCTGTTTCCTGGTTAGCCTCTTTCCTTTCTGGCTGCTCCTTAGAACCTCCAGGACTCACCTTTTATTGCCTACCCCTTTACTGGGGACCATGGTCATCAGGGCTCTCTCTGTCCTGGCCCTCTGCTCATCCCACCTATCCACTCTTCCCAGAAAGGTTCTAGTTCCTCAGTTCCCGCCAGAAGTGAGCACTCAGCCCGCTCTCCTGCCTCCTGCTGCCTCCTGGATGTCCCCCCAACCAATTGTCGCACAAAGACCTTTTGATCTCTCCTTGTGCAAAACAGCTCTCAGtacccgcccctctcccccactccccttgtACATACCTGAGCCTCTTCCCAGTAAAGACACAGTTTTACTGTCCATCTGCTCCCTGGCTAGGTCCAAGTGCCATTTTCATCCCCTTGCTCTCTTGTAACATCTTTCTACCCTCAATAAGTCCTTTTCAGCCTCAGTTATGGCTCTTACTCCTACTCCCTACTCTCATGGCCTCTGCCCCAGCTCGtgccttttcttccttgtcctcagcctcctctgcctccagggtCCCAGTCTTGTCCTCTTTAGTCCATTCCCCAATGTCCCAGCAGGCTCTTTCAGTGCCTTAGCTGATCCTGTCCCTTCCTTGCTCAAAGCCCTTTTGTGACTTCTACTGCCCTCCAGTTAGTCCAGATTGTACCCCAGGCCCTTCAAAGATCTGCTCTTGCTGGCAACCCCGAGCCTCTCAGGCCACTCCCTACTTTGCACCCAACCTTCTGGCCAGGCAGAGGCTTTGGTAACTGCCCCTTGGCTCTCATAACTTTGCATGATTCTTCTGCGTAGCAAACTTGTGCTCACCCTTTAAGGTCAAGGTCAAATCACCTCCTCTCTGAAGCCCTCCTTGTCTACCACAGATGGAGCCTGTGTGGACTGTGACAGCCTGTGTCTGCGTTTCTCTGCCTACCCTCCCTGAGTCCCTTGAGGGCAGGCCCTGGATAGAAATCATTTCTGTTCCAAATCTAGGGCCTACAAAAGGACAAGGCCTCAGGGTCTTAGTTGAGGGACTGAGTGACTGTCATAGCTGGGCAGGGCTTGGGCTTCCAGTTTTGGGGATGACTGGTTTGTTTCTGGTATCCTGTTCTATTTGCTGCAGTTCTCTAGGgagtttgggttttcttttcgTGGTGGGTGCTGAGACAGGGTTTGTAAAGGGGAGTCACTGAGAACCCAGAGCCCTCTGGCACACCACCTGGACTAAGTCTGAAGGGGAGGTGGGTCCGTGCTTATAGCGTCCAATCCCTCTGCACCCGAGAATCCAGGCCCTTCCTCAGGACCCAGACGTTGGGTACCCAGCTTTCTACTGCCAGGTTTCTCGGTTCCCAGCAGCAGCATCTGATGCTGCCCCCTGGTGGGCGACACCCGACTATTTGCAAGAGGCCAAactaattaaatacatttttatttacaaaggaACAAAACCAAACCGACGGGCGAGGTAGGGCCAGGCCCCCGCCCTGTGTCGGTCACAGCAGCAGTAGAAGGCAATGATGGAGTGCAGCTCTGGCTGTCTACGGAGACTGGTTtgtgtgccccctcccccgcccccctggcCAGGGTCTCAGCTTGcggccccgcctcccccccccccccccccagccccccccccccccttaaggcccagcctgcccccccccccccccccaccccgagggaGGGCCGGATGGGCCAGAAGCCCCTCGCGGGGGTCCCCGCCgcctaagggggggggggcattcacCACGGAGGCCGGCTTAGATGGAAACAAGAGGCCTTTAGTGTCGCCCCCCGCAACCCTATCTTCCCGCGCGGCCGGCTCTGGCTCAGACCCGCGGCTCGGTGGGTGCGGCGGGCGCGGCGGGCTGAGTGAGGATGAGACGGATGCGTTCAACGCACAGCGCCGCGGCCTGCCGCGTTTCCCGGCACAGCGCCGCCAGGCTCAGGAAGCCGTGCGGCAGGTCCTCCACCACGCACAGCGTCACGGGCTTGCCCAGGCCGCGCAGCCGCCGCGCGAACATGACCGAGTCGTCCAGCATGGGGTCCAGCGCGCACGCCTGTGGGGCACagcaaggggcagaggaaggaggggaggagccaggagacgggagggaggcggggagtgGGAGAATGAGCTGCTGCCCAGCTTCTCCCTTCCCCTAGAGAcaccccctctcttccccttactCAGCTGCCCCTAGGCGCTCCACAAGATCTCGAGAAGGAATGGCAGCCTTGACTCCCTTTCAGCCCTCCCGTCGTCAGGCATGCCCTCCTGGTGGCACACCTCTCCCTTCAGATGTCGGGCAGCTTACTTTTCCCCTCCCGCTGCTCCCGgtctctcctccccaggtgcaccTGCGCACACCTGCTCCTCTTCCCCGCTCCCCTCCCGGGTCTCTCCTCCCCGAGTGCTCCTGCACCCACCTGccacgcccccccctcccccccaccgggCACATAGTCCCTATGTGGCGCTCACCACAATGTGCACAGGCGGCAGGCTCTGTAGCATGCTGTCAGGTGCCAGCAGTGGCGACATGAAGGGGTTCTTGACGATGGGTGAGGAGTAGATGGGCATCCGAGTGGGGCCCTGGCTGGCGCGCCTGGGGTGGAAACCCTCAGGGAAGTTGGCAAGCACGCCCTGGCCTCTGTCCTTGGCCCTCAGCTCACCTGGTGCTTTAGCGTCTTTGCGTGCATCAGGGCCAGGTAAGAAGTTGACGTTGGAGGGCACGGAGGGGCCCAGTGTCTCTGCAGACAGTGACAGCTCAGGGCTGCCCGATGTGTCAGAGTTGCcctttaggctcaggtcatgtagTGTCAGGCTCTTGAAGGAGTCCGTGCCCAGCGGGCCCTCGGGCTGGGCCAGTGCTGCCTCAGACACACTGCGCCGCATTGGTTCTgcaagaggggcaggggcaggtggccAGCGGGGCCACGCGTATCAGCCCGGCTCTGTGGGCTGCCTGTGTGAGTGGCTGGCAGGGAAGATCACGGGAAGGGCAGCGGCCTCTGGAGGAGGAGCCGTATCCTAGGGCAGTGGAGGCCTAGTGTTCCCCCACACTCCCTCCTTGGGGATGGGTAGGGAGCCCCAGACGTCCCAAGCTGCAACTCCAAGGGGGAGGTGAAAGGAGTCACGTGGTTGTGGAGGTGGAGGTGTGTGTGGTGACTGGGAAGGTTAAATGCAAGTCAGTTTATctctgggagcctcagtttcctcttctgtacaaAGAGGCAATAAAAATAGTCCTCGCCTgtagggcgcctggatggctcagtcagttaagtgactgactcttggttttggctcaggtcatgatcacacggttggtgagatcgagccccatgtggggctctgcactgatagcagatcagattctctctctccctctctcctttctcactctctctctcaaaataaacttaaaaaaaaagagcaaaaatagtCTTGACCTACTAGGAGGCAGTAAAGACTCAGTGGGATGAGGTACTGCTCCCCGCTGGGAGGTCGTGCTGTATCATGTTTTATTACTAGGCCTGGTGCCTGGTTCCAACCACCTCCCTGACCCCAGCGTGAGGCCCAGCCAACTTGTTAGAGCCACTCAACATGGAGGCCGTGAGCAGATCAAAATAGAGTAGTGAGCAGGGCCACATGACTTGAAAGGAGGCCGTGTTCACGAGGAGCTAAAGAG
The Panthera uncia isolate 11264 chromosome E2 unlocalized genomic scaffold, Puncia_PCG_1.0 HiC_scaffold_19, whole genome shotgun sequence genome window above contains:
- the CNFN gene encoding cornifelin, producing the protein MSYPVTSQPQCASSCYQTQLSDWHTGLTDCCNDMPVCLCGTFAPLCLACRISDDFGECCCAPYLPGGLHSLRTGMRERYHIQGSVGHDWAALTFCLPCALCQMARELKIRE